The Papaver somniferum cultivar HN1 chromosome 3, ASM357369v1, whole genome shotgun sequence genome includes a region encoding these proteins:
- the LOC113358141 gene encoding probable bifunctional TENA-E protein yields MERKQEGGGGIGITETWLKKHTLLYKGATRHPFILSIRDGTVDLSSFKRWLGQDYLFVRNLVPFVADVLQKSSKDDKDGDMEVVLGGITSLSDELTWFKNEASKWDVMLHGIAPQKTNQDYCRFLESLMSTEVDYTVAITAFWAIETVYQKSFAFCLEDGSKTPAELIDTCQRWGNEGFGRYCQTLQGIANGCLEKATDDIRSKAEATFIRVLEFEIEFCNMSQGRD; encoded by the exons atggaaagaaaacaagaaggtggtggtggtatcGGGATAACAGAGACATGGTTAAAGAAACATACTTTGCTGTATAAGGGAGCTACTAGACATCCTTTTATTCTCAGCATCAGAGATGGAACTGTCGATCTTTCTTCTTTCAAACGATGGCTT GGGCAAGATTACTTATTTGTCAGAAACTTGGTGCCATTCGTAGCGGATGTGTTGCAGAAGTCAAGTAAGGATGATAAGGATGGGGATATGGAAGTTGTATTAGGTGGTATTACATCGTTGAGTGACGAACTCACATGGTTCAAGAATGAAGCTTCAAAATGGGATGTTATGCTCCATGGCATTGCTCCTCAAAAGACAAACCAGGATTACTGCAG GTTTCTTGAGAGTTTGATGAGCACGGAAGTGGACTACACAGTTGCTATCACAGCCTTTTGGGCAATTGAAAcagtttatcaaaagagtttcgcCTTTTGCCTTGAAGATGGTTCAAAGACCCCAGCAGAGTTGATAGATACTTGTCAGCGATGGGGCAATGAAGGTTTTGGACGGTATTGCCAGACTCTTCAAGGAATTGCTAATGGGTGCCTGGAGAAGGCGACAGACGATATTCGAAGCAAAGCTGAAGCAACATTCATACGCGTTCTCGAATTTGAGATTGAGTTCTGTAACATGAGCCAAGGTAGAGATTAA